One stretch of Chryseobacterium fluminis DNA includes these proteins:
- a CDS encoding cyclic peptide export ABC transporter yields MGIVFAAAIIYTYLLNINFQKWLNKLTYGILYKNEELIFYKILKAPLITLERLGSQRFYTTIEDLRVFSSFPEIVTHTFNSLLMLILCLVYLFTLSVPSAFVVVALIIVVAFIYFFVINKMAPLVDKLRKYNESYYKYVEDVIKGFKGLKLSSHRSENLMDKFLVPNRRSAKDLDFNINFVFLSINLISQYGLYLIIGTILFFLPLFDLLKKEDVITYVMILMFISGPINNLINMQRVYTRLFVGRKRIKEFLNDFEISDENLVEAENNIGNNIDFNKLEFENIHFSYQKNTLENSFSLGPVDLSIQKGETIFVIGGNGSGKSTFINILTGLYKPTVGSLILDNQIVDRENPVQNLISAVFTDNYIYSNNYDNYSLENNKRYQELLEVMELDKIILDDKEGSARRNFSKGQSKRMSLIFALLENKPILVLDEWAADQDPHFRKYFYENLLPKLKNEGKTIVAVTHDDAYFKHADRIIKFDYGQIVKDFDVKEEVSNSESLWYN; encoded by the coding sequence ATGGGAATAGTCTTTGCCGCAGCTATCATATACACTTATTTATTAAATATAAATTTTCAAAAATGGCTCAATAAACTTACTTATGGTATACTCTATAAAAATGAAGAACTAATTTTTTATAAAATTTTAAAGGCTCCTCTGATTACGTTGGAAAGGCTCGGTTCACAAAGATTTTATACCACTATTGAAGATTTAAGGGTTTTCTCATCTTTTCCGGAAATTGTAACCCATACCTTTAATTCTTTGCTAATGTTGATATTGTGTTTAGTCTATCTCTTTACACTATCTGTCCCTTCTGCATTCGTTGTGGTTGCGCTGATAATTGTAGTGGCATTTATTTATTTCTTTGTGATTAATAAAATGGCTCCGCTGGTAGATAAATTAAGAAAATACAATGAATCTTATTATAAATATGTTGAAGATGTAATAAAAGGATTTAAAGGATTGAAATTAAGCTCACACAGAAGTGAAAATTTGATGGATAAATTTCTGGTGCCCAATAGAAGATCAGCCAAAGATCTGGATTTCAACATTAATTTTGTGTTTTTATCGATAAACCTAATCAGCCAGTACGGCTTATACTTAATCATTGGGACAATTCTTTTTTTCCTTCCTTTATTCGATCTTTTAAAAAAAGAAGATGTGATTACTTATGTAATGATTTTAATGTTCATATCAGGGCCGATTAATAATTTAATTAATATGCAACGGGTCTATACCAGACTATTTGTAGGAAGAAAAAGAATTAAAGAATTTTTGAATGACTTTGAAATTAGTGATGAAAATCTTGTAGAAGCAGAAAATAATATCGGGAACAACATTGATTTTAACAAGCTTGAATTTGAAAATATTCACTTCAGTTACCAAAAAAATACTTTAGAAAATTCATTTAGCTTGGGTCCCGTCGATCTTTCCATACAAAAAGGAGAAACCATATTCGTTATTGGCGGAAACGGAAGCGGGAAAAGTACTTTTATTAATATTTTAACCGGTTTGTATAAACCAACTGTAGGAAGCTTAATTTTAGATAATCAGATTGTAGACAGGGAAAATCCGGTTCAGAATCTAATTTCTGCAGTTTTTACGGATAATTATATCTATTCTAATAACTACGACAATTACTCCCTTGAAAATAATAAAAGATACCAGGAATTGTTAGAAGTCATGGAGCTGGATAAAATTATTCTGGATGATAAAGAAGGCTCGGCAAGAAGAAATTTCTCTAAAGGACAAAGTAAAAGAATGTCTTTGATTTTTGCTCTCCTTGAAAATAAACCAATTTTAGTGCTAGATGAGTGGGCCGCAGATCAGGATCCTCATTTTAGAAAGTATTTTTACGAAAATTTGCTGCCCAAACTTAAAAATGAAGGAAAAACAATTGTTGCAGTAACTCATGATGATGCTTATTTTAAGCATGCTGACCGAATAATTAAATTTGATTACGGACAAATCGTAAAAGATTTTGATGTAAAAGAAGAAGTATCAAACAGCGAGAGTTTATGGTACAATTAA
- a CDS encoding thioesterase II family protein, producing MKYQLFLLHFAGGSVYSFDFLKKYIKPNIEFIPLELPGRGKRFSERLLKNKKEAIEDYVTQIKTLRNSNPYLIFGHSMGATLGLSVVEKMEKNGDRPEALIVSGNPGPGIPKEDNTKRYLLEDAEFKIVLRELGGIPDEVLENDELYEFFSPIIRADFEVLENDDFSEKKIRLNTSLHGLMGDEEETCDRIENWKNFTNADFQFKIFKGNHFFINEHAQGLVKVIEGYSTNAIIK from the coding sequence ATGAAATATCAATTATTCTTACTCCATTTTGCAGGAGGAAGTGTCTATTCCTTTGATTTTCTTAAGAAATACATAAAACCTAATATTGAGTTTATTCCTCTAGAATTGCCTGGAAGAGGAAAACGATTTAGTGAACGACTGCTAAAGAACAAAAAAGAAGCCATCGAAGATTATGTCACCCAGATTAAAACCTTGAGAAATAGTAATCCCTATTTAATTTTTGGCCATAGTATGGGGGCAACCTTGGGATTGTCTGTAGTAGAAAAGATGGAAAAAAACGGTGATCGGCCGGAAGCTTTAATAGTTTCTGGTAATCCGGGACCGGGAATACCAAAAGAAGATAATACTAAACGCTATCTGTTAGAAGATGCTGAATTCAAAATTGTATTAAGAGAATTAGGTGGAATTCCGGATGAAGTACTTGAAAATGATGAGCTATATGAATTCTTTAGTCCAATAATAAGAGCTGATTTTGAAGTGCTTGAAAATGATGATTTTTCAGAAAAAAAAATCAGATTAAATACATCATTACACGGATTAATGGGAGATGAAGAAGAAACTTGTGACAGAATAGAAAATTGGAAAAATTTCACAAATGCTGATTTTCAGTTTAAAATATTTAAAGGGAATCATTTTTTTATCAATGAACATGCTCAGGGATTGGTAAAGGTAATTGAGGGCTATTCTACTAACGCAATTATTAAATAA